The following are from one region of the Rhizobacter sp. AJA081-3 genome:
- a CDS encoding TVP38/TMEM64 family protein, producing the protein MRWSTTHSLFAVVVLALGLAVAGLLTGSVPDLTQREWWLDQHAQGLAWQGESPWLFAIGFVALFTVLAAFTLPGCAPLCLFAGSCYGAVGGTLIVGAASTLGALLSFLTARHLARDRVERRFGHRLRVLDLAVSRHGWPWVFWLRLVPVVPYPLLNPLLGLSRLSMRGFLWPSFAGLTIGSVPYVWAGLSLVGTLQTGSPDWATLAGAATLMLAITLTGRHWMQRRGAGAGG; encoded by the coding sequence ATGCGCTGGTCCACCACCCACTCGTTGTTTGCCGTGGTCGTGCTCGCGCTGGGGCTTGCCGTGGCCGGCTTGCTCACCGGCAGCGTGCCTGATCTCACGCAGCGCGAATGGTGGCTTGACCAGCATGCGCAGGGGCTGGCCTGGCAGGGCGAGTCGCCGTGGCTGTTCGCGATCGGCTTCGTGGCACTGTTCACCGTGCTGGCGGCCTTCACCTTGCCCGGCTGCGCACCGCTGTGCCTGTTCGCCGGCAGCTGCTACGGCGCCGTGGGCGGCACGCTGATCGTCGGCGCCGCGTCCACGCTGGGAGCGCTGCTGTCCTTTCTCACGGCGAGGCACCTGGCACGCGATCGTGTGGAGCGACGCTTCGGCCATCGGCTGCGCGTGCTCGACCTGGCAGTCTCCCGCCACGGCTGGCCGTGGGTGTTCTGGCTGCGCCTGGTTCCTGTCGTGCCCTACCCGCTGCTCAACCCTCTGCTCGGCCTGAGCCGGCTGTCGATGCGCGGTTTCCTGTGGCCCAGCTTCGCCGGGCTGACGATCGGCAGCGTGCCCTATGTGTGGGCCGGCCTCAGCCTGGTGGGCACACTGCAGACCGGTTCGCCCGACTGGGCCACGCTGGCCGGCGCGGCCACGCTGATGCTCGCCATCACGCTGACCGGCCGGCACTGGATGCAGCGCCGCGGCGCGGGGGCAGGCGGATGA
- a CDS encoding acetyl-CoA carboxylase biotin carboxylase subunit family protein, which yields MTPVPRVGWLFAYDWDRLALEAIERDAGLARFDHAGFDLFSFPSNAALVGFDLERFAERQAARGRRMGWQGVLSHHEQFGALAAALVAERLGLPGATPESVMAAQHKLHARQVLQKVAPEANVASRELPTQYGEPIPEGLPYPSFVKPVKAAFSVLARRVDSRAELQAHTRFGRRELWVIRRLVEPFERVCRARLPQAGSAHRMLLEEPAPAHASQYNLDGWVQDGQVHALGVVDAIMYPGTQAFMRWEHPSRASDAVQKRALDVARRFLGAIGYRHGFFNLEFFHDAASDRLTVIECNPRLASQFADLYRRVQGVDAHAMAVALARGEAPELVPRCEPTAGVAASLVYRTFDPLLASPPQPDAAARSRFAAQHPQGLLFGFPKQGHSLARDFKWTGSHRYAIVHLGAADRDELHHQAERASALFGWPAPYFDHPGEHAPAAAPAADWRNRFTPPLGAS from the coding sequence ATGACGCCGGTGCCGCGTGTCGGCTGGCTGTTCGCCTACGACTGGGATCGCCTCGCGCTGGAGGCGATCGAGCGCGACGCTGGCCTGGCGCGATTCGACCATGCCGGCTTCGACCTGTTTTCGTTCCCGAGCAATGCCGCGCTGGTCGGCTTCGACCTCGAACGCTTTGCAGAAAGGCAGGCCGCCCGTGGCCGGCGAATGGGCTGGCAGGGCGTGCTCTCTCACCACGAGCAGTTCGGCGCATTGGCCGCCGCGCTGGTCGCCGAGCGGCTGGGGCTGCCTGGCGCCACACCCGAGTCGGTGATGGCGGCGCAGCACAAGCTGCACGCACGACAGGTGTTGCAGAAGGTGGCCCCCGAGGCCAACGTGGCCAGCCGGGAACTGCCCACGCAGTACGGCGAGCCGATTCCCGAGGGCCTGCCGTACCCCAGCTTCGTCAAGCCGGTGAAGGCAGCGTTCTCGGTGCTCGCGCGCCGCGTCGACAGCCGCGCCGAACTGCAGGCGCACACCCGCTTCGGCCGACGCGAGCTGTGGGTGATCCGGCGCCTCGTGGAGCCCTTCGAACGCGTGTGCAGGGCGCGGCTGCCGCAGGCCGGCAGCGCACATCGCATGTTGCTGGAGGAGCCGGCGCCGGCACACGCCTCGCAGTACAACCTCGACGGCTGGGTGCAGGACGGCCAGGTGCATGCGCTGGGCGTGGTCGACGCCATCATGTACCCAGGCACCCAGGCCTTCATGCGCTGGGAACACCCGAGCCGCGCGAGCGATGCCGTGCAGAAGCGCGCGCTGGACGTGGCGCGCCGCTTCCTCGGCGCCATCGGCTACCGGCATGGCTTCTTCAACCTCGAGTTCTTCCACGACGCGGCCAGCGACCGGCTCACCGTGATCGAGTGCAACCCGCGGCTGGCCTCGCAGTTCGCCGACCTGTACCGGCGCGTGCAGGGCGTGGATGCGCACGCCATGGCGGTGGCGCTGGCGAGGGGCGAAGCGCCCGAGCTCGTACCGCGCTGCGAGCCGACGGCCGGCGTGGCGGCAAGCCTGGTGTACCGGACCTTCGACCCGCTGCTTGCATCGCCGCCGCAGCCCGACGCGGCGGCCCGCTCGCGCTTCGCCGCGCAGCATCCGCAGGGCCTGCTGTTCGGCTTCCCCAAGCAGGGCCATTCGCTGGCACGCGACTTCAAGTGGACCGGCAGCCACCGCTACGCCATCGTGCACCTGGGCGCGGCCGACCGCGACGAGCTGCACCACCAGGCCGAGCGCGCCAGCGCGCTGTTCGGCTGGCCCGCCCCCTACTTCGACCACCCCGGCGAACACGCACCGGCAGCCGCCCCGGCCGCCGACTGGCGCAACCGATTCACCCCCCCTCTCGGAGCCTCCTGA
- a CDS encoding YHS domain-containing (seleno)protein → MTSTFTRLLRRWALLACLAPLALASLGGCSAMTAQNPSSALKPVNAVAEGGDDRVMLKGADVVAYFTQNRYVQGNPQFKSVHEAVTFRFANAEHKALFDAAPQKYLPQYGGYCANGIVYGIPWGGDADTWRMIDGKLYVFGGQGSKDAFELDVAANLKLANQYWAEEVAGSNSIWQRSKRLVFRVPHYKNGEQLAKDVAAAKAKKG, encoded by the coding sequence ATGACTTCCACCTTCACCCGACTGCTGCGCCGCTGGGCGCTGCTGGCCTGCCTGGCCCCGCTGGCCCTGGCCTCGCTGGGCGGCTGTTCGGCGATGACGGCACAGAACCCGTCCAGCGCGCTGAAGCCGGTCAATGCCGTCGCCGAAGGCGGCGACGATCGCGTCATGCTCAAGGGCGCCGACGTGGTGGCCTATTTCACCCAGAACCGTTACGTGCAGGGCAACCCGCAGTTCAAGAGCGTGCACGAGGCAGTGACCTTCCGCTTCGCCAACGCCGAGCACAAGGCGCTGTTCGACGCCGCGCCGCAGAAGTACCTGCCGCAATATGGCGGCTACTGCGCCAACGGCATCGTCTACGGCATCCCCTGGGGCGGAGACGCCGACACCTGGCGCATGATCGACGGCAAGCTCTACGTCTTCGGCGGCCAGGGCAGCAAGGACGCCTTCGAGCTCGACGTCGCCGCCAACCTGAAGCTCGCCAACCAGTACTGGGCCGAGGAAGTCGCAGGCAGCAACAGCATCTGGCAGCGCAGCAAGCGGCTGGTGTTCCGCGTGCCGCACTACAAGAACGGCGAGCAACTGGCCAAGGACGTGGCCGCGGCGAAAGCGAAGAAGGGCTGA
- a CDS encoding DUF547 domain-containing protein, translated as MTPSTHRRRLLLASAAALLLPAARAQAFDHGHAAWTALLRKHVVPLRGGQASQVRYAGMAADRGALKAYLDSLSAVGESSFAAFSKAQQMAFLINAYNGFTVELILTRWPKLESIKDLGSLLQSPWKPKWVPLLGGKVSLDDIEHAMLRQRGRYDDPRVHFAVNCASIGCPALREEAFDAARLDAQLDEQALRFMSDRTRNRFDAAGGRLQVSKIFDWFGEDFRLGHRGIASLPAFLARYADVLADAPADRERIRAGQAGIGFLDYDWKLNDAGR; from the coding sequence ATGACACCGTCGACCCACCGCCGCCGCTTGCTGCTGGCCTCGGCCGCTGCCTTGCTGCTGCCTGCCGCGCGAGCGCAGGCTTTCGACCACGGCCACGCCGCCTGGACGGCGCTGCTGCGCAAGCATGTGGTGCCGCTGCGCGGCGGGCAGGCCTCGCAGGTCCGCTACGCCGGCATGGCGGCCGATCGCGGCGCGCTGAAGGCCTATCTCGACAGCCTGTCGGCGGTCGGCGAAAGCAGCTTCGCCGCCTTCAGCAAGGCCCAGCAGATGGCCTTCCTGATCAACGCCTACAACGGCTTCACCGTCGAGCTGATCCTCACGCGCTGGCCCAAGCTCGAGTCGATCAAGGACCTCGGCTCGCTGCTGCAGAGCCCGTGGAAGCCGAAATGGGTGCCGCTGCTGGGCGGCAAGGTCTCGCTCGACGACATCGAGCACGCGATGCTGCGCCAGCGCGGCCGCTACGACGACCCGCGCGTGCACTTCGCCGTCAACTGCGCGAGCATCGGCTGCCCGGCGCTGCGCGAGGAGGCCTTCGACGCGGCGCGGCTGGACGCCCAGCTCGATGAGCAGGCGCTGCGCTTCATGAGCGACCGCACGCGCAACCGTTTCGACGCCGCCGGCGGCCGGCTGCAGGTGTCGAAGATCTTCGACTGGTTCGGCGAGGACTTCCGCCTCGGCCACCGCGGCATTGCCTCGCTGCCCGCCTTCCTGGCGCGTTACGCCGACGTGCTGGCCGATGCGCCGGCAGATCGCGAGCGCATCCGCGCCGGCCAGGCCGGCATCGGCTTCCTCGACTACGACTGGAAGCTCAACGACGCCGGCCGCTGA
- a CDS encoding bifunctional 2-polyprenyl-6-hydroxyphenol methylase/3-demethylubiquinol 3-O-methyltransferase UbiG, translating to MTSQTSAFADAAATWDQRFATDEFIFGQQPNEYLRAQAALLRPGSRALCVADGEGRNSVWLARQGLKVDAFDISAVGVAKARRLAAQAGVTVDYAVADGDALAWPREAYDLVAAIFIQFADPPMRARLFAHMVDTLRPGGLLVLQGYRPEQLANKTGGPPRESHMYTEAMLRESFAGMEILELRSYEAELTEGTQHRGRSALIGIVARKR from the coding sequence GTGACATCGCAAACATCTGCCTTTGCAGACGCCGCCGCCACCTGGGACCAGCGCTTCGCCACCGACGAATTCATCTTCGGCCAGCAGCCCAATGAGTACCTGCGCGCGCAGGCGGCGCTGCTGCGGCCGGGAAGCCGGGCGTTGTGCGTGGCCGATGGCGAGGGCCGCAACAGTGTGTGGCTGGCGCGCCAGGGCCTGAAGGTCGATGCCTTCGACATCTCCGCGGTGGGCGTCGCCAAGGCGCGCCGGCTGGCTGCGCAGGCGGGCGTGACGGTCGACTACGCCGTCGCCGATGGCGACGCGCTGGCCTGGCCGCGCGAAGCCTACGACCTGGTCGCGGCGATCTTCATCCAGTTCGCCGATCCGCCGATGCGCGCGCGCCTGTTCGCGCACATGGTCGACACCTTGCGCCCGGGCGGGCTGCTGGTGCTGCAGGGCTACCGGCCCGAACAACTGGCGAACAAGACCGGCGGCCCGCCGCGAGAGTCGCACATGTACACCGAGGCGATGCTGCGCGAGTCGTTCGCCGGGATGGAGATCCTCGAACTTCGCAGCTACGAGGCCGAACTCACCGAGGGCACGCAGCACCGCGGCCGCTCGGCGCTGATCGGCATCGTCGCGCGCAAGCGCTGA
- a CDS encoding TlpA disulfide reductase family protein encodes MGPISLPLAPLLLLLAIGSASWFSGRLAGPAQSLAAGNAVFGAGLAGLLTARLVHLALHFDLYAASPLSALDIRDGGWHGSAGMLAGVAWLAWRGWRSPPLRRPLGGGLLAGVLLWTGGTLALQAPGHDTLPAIELVALDSAGATTLPQAARQRPVVVNLWASWCGPCRQEMPVLAAAQQREASIGFLFVNQGESAATVNAYLASQGLPLREVLLDARSALGPAVGSRGLPTTLFYDAQGRLVGAHMGVLNAAALEGRLRELRGNP; translated from the coding sequence TTGGGCCCCATTTCTCTGCCGCTTGCGCCGCTGCTGCTGTTGCTGGCCATCGGTTCGGCGTCCTGGTTCTCGGGCCGCCTGGCCGGGCCGGCGCAGTCGCTCGCGGCCGGCAACGCCGTTTTCGGCGCCGGCTTGGCCGGCTTGCTGACAGCGCGACTCGTTCACCTCGCCCTGCATTTCGACCTGTACGCGGCTTCGCCGCTGTCTGCCCTCGACATCCGCGATGGCGGCTGGCATGGCTCGGCCGGCATGCTGGCCGGTGTGGCCTGGCTGGCATGGCGGGGCTGGCGGTCTCCTCCATTGCGCCGGCCACTCGGCGGGGGCCTGCTGGCCGGCGTGCTGTTGTGGACCGGCGGGACGCTGGCGCTGCAGGCGCCGGGCCACGACACGCTGCCCGCGATCGAACTGGTCGCGCTCGACAGCGCAGGTGCCACCACGCTGCCCCAGGCGGCGCGCCAGCGGCCCGTGGTGGTCAACCTGTGGGCCAGCTGGTGCGGGCCTTGCCGGCAGGAGATGCCGGTACTCGCGGCAGCGCAGCAGCGCGAGGCTTCCATCGGCTTCCTGTTCGTCAACCAGGGCGAATCGGCGGCCACCGTGAATGCCTACCTGGCCTCGCAAGGCTTGCCACTGCGCGAGGTGCTGCTCGACGCACGCTCCGCGCTCGGCCCGGCCGTCGGATCGCGCGGGCTGCCCACCACGCTCTTCTACGACGCGCAGGGCCGCCTCGTCGGCGCGCACATGGGCGTGCTCAACGCCGCTGCACTCGAAGGCCGCCTGCGCGAGCTGCGCGGCAACCCCTGA
- a CDS encoding class I SAM-dependent methyltransferase, giving the protein MPTTDAPPLIDDELEVLAALLPLSDQDIVELGCGAARLARELLVRWPGSRVTGLEVDERQHAKNMAAPQQGLRFVAGAAQAIPFPDASFDLALMLKSLHHVPLPLLSQALRETARVLRPGGHLYVSEPVYAGPLNELVRLFNDEGVVRAAAQSALDEALQGRTWEQVAERRFETPVAFKDFADFEQRMMRPTFADHRIDDAKLAQVGAAFAPHCGPQGACFTRPMHVRLLRRC; this is encoded by the coding sequence ATGCCGACCACTGACGCTCCGCCGCTGATCGACGACGAACTCGAGGTCCTCGCCGCATTGTTGCCGCTGTCCGATCAGGACATCGTCGAGCTCGGCTGCGGTGCCGCGCGGCTCGCGCGCGAGCTGCTGGTGCGCTGGCCCGGCAGCCGCGTCACTGGATTGGAGGTGGACGAACGCCAGCATGCCAAGAACATGGCTGCGCCTCAGCAGGGGCTGCGATTCGTTGCCGGTGCCGCGCAGGCCATACCCTTCCCCGATGCCAGCTTCGACCTGGCGCTGATGCTCAAGTCGCTGCACCACGTGCCGTTGCCGCTGCTCAGCCAGGCCCTGCGCGAGACCGCCCGCGTGCTGCGCCCGGGCGGCCACCTGTACGTGTCGGAGCCGGTCTACGCCGGGCCGCTCAACGAGCTGGTGCGCCTGTTCAACGACGAAGGCGTGGTGCGCGCCGCGGCGCAGTCCGCGCTCGACGAGGCCTTGCAGGGCCGCACCTGGGAGCAGGTGGCCGAACGCCGCTTCGAGACGCCGGTGGCCTTCAAGGACTTCGCCGATTTCGAGCAGCGCATGATGCGGCCGACCTTCGCCGACCACCGCATCGACGATGCCAAGTTGGCCCAGGTGGGCGCCGCCTTCGCGCCGCACTGCGGCCCGCAGGGCGCGTGCTTCACGCGGCCGATGCACGTGCGGCTGTTGCGCCGCTGCTGA
- a CDS encoding sigma-54-dependent Fis family transcriptional regulator, with translation MSGTQNPTPSPELVAFLEGLPEPHILFDAHYRIVAANAAYRRQFSPKASVVGRTCYAVSHQFSVPCDQAGESCPLARARLSGQRERVMHLHHTPQGEAYVNIELVPLRDAKGRQAWFIEKMEPLRVARGEPAAQGLIGRSRAFREMLELVARVGPSEASVLLLGESGTGKELVARAVHEASPRASRPLVVVDCASLPETLFESEVFGHEKGAFTGAYAAKAGLVEAAAGGTLFLDEVGDIPLAVQVKLLRLLESGTYRRVGSTELRRTDVRLVSATHRDLQALIAQGRFRQDLFYRLSTFPIALPPLRDRSEDVPLLVESLLSRLGGERHLSLAPAALRRLMRHAFPGNVRELRNVLERAMLLSDGELITAACVDRALALGAAPGSALAAREGAWPSQPKAPLHDAEQQALRAALAAHHGSRRELATRLGISPRTLYRKLRELDIER, from the coding sequence GTGTCTGGCACGCAGAACCCCACGCCATCGCCGGAGTTGGTGGCCTTTCTCGAAGGCCTGCCCGAGCCGCACATCCTGTTCGATGCGCACTACCGTATCGTCGCGGCCAACGCCGCCTATCGCCGCCAGTTCAGCCCGAAAGCCTCGGTGGTCGGCCGCACCTGCTACGCGGTGTCGCACCAGTTCAGCGTGCCCTGCGACCAGGCCGGCGAGAGCTGCCCGCTGGCGCGCGCCCGGCTCAGCGGGCAGCGCGAACGCGTGATGCACCTGCACCACACGCCGCAGGGCGAGGCCTACGTCAACATCGAACTCGTGCCGCTGCGCGACGCGAAGGGCCGGCAGGCCTGGTTCATCGAGAAGATGGAGCCGCTGCGCGTGGCACGCGGCGAGCCGGCCGCGCAGGGCTTGATCGGGCGATCACGCGCCTTCCGCGAGATGCTCGAGCTGGTCGCGCGCGTCGGACCGTCCGAGGCCAGCGTGCTGCTGCTGGGCGAGTCGGGCACCGGCAAGGAGCTGGTGGCGCGGGCCGTGCACGAGGCGAGCCCGCGCGCCTCGCGTCCGCTGGTCGTGGTCGACTGCGCGAGCCTGCCCGAGACGCTGTTCGAGAGCGAGGTCTTCGGCCACGAGAAGGGTGCGTTCACGGGGGCCTACGCTGCCAAGGCCGGCCTGGTGGAGGCGGCCGCCGGCGGCACGCTGTTCCTCGATGAGGTGGGCGACATCCCGCTGGCCGTGCAGGTCAAGCTGCTGCGCCTGCTGGAGAGCGGCACCTACCGGCGCGTGGGCAGCACCGAACTGCGCCGAACCGACGTGCGGCTGGTGTCGGCCACGCACCGCGACCTGCAGGCGCTGATCGCGCAGGGGCGCTTCCGGCAGGATCTGTTCTACCGGCTGAGCACCTTCCCGATCGCGCTGCCGCCCTTGCGCGATCGCAGCGAGGACGTGCCGTTGCTGGTGGAGTCGCTGCTCTCGCGACTGGGCGGCGAACGCCATCTGTCGCTGGCGCCCGCCGCGCTGCGCCGGCTGATGCGGCACGCCTTCCCTGGCAACGTGCGCGAGCTGCGCAACGTGCTGGAGCGTGCCATGCTGCTGAGCGATGGCGAGCTGATCACCGCAGCGTGCGTCGATCGTGCCCTGGCGCTGGGTGCGGCGCCGGGCAGTGCCCTTGCCGCGAGGGAAGGCGCCTGGCCATCGCAGCCGAAGGCGCCGCTGCACGATGCCGAGCAACAGGCCTTGCGCGCGGCGCTGGCGGCGCACCATGGCAGCCGGCGCGAGCTGGCAACGCGCCTGGGCATCAGCCCGCGCACGCTGTACCGGAAGCTGCGCGAGCTGGATATCGAGCGCTGA
- a CDS encoding Crp/Fnr family transcriptional regulator: MYRASVAQTEQPTMLAKAWPLYALHDPHPQARVCQQCEVRRTALFGVLDAASLDRIHAHIDAPQLAADQPVYRRGESAAAVYTVRSGIVRFERVTEGGVRRIVRLAGQGELIGQEALLNRPYADEAVACTPVQLCRIPRTLVDELGQAESGLLRELMSRWQQALERAEAWVADLATGAARRRMLKLIEQLCRYPDAAGLIWLPRREEMGAMLDITVETGSRIVSQLRRDGVLELLPPRQARVDPVRLAEALRAQESA, encoded by the coding sequence ATGTATCGCGCCTCAGTGGCGCAGACGGAGCAGCCCACGATGCTGGCGAAAGCCTGGCCCCTGTATGCCTTGCACGACCCGCATCCGCAGGCCAGGGTGTGTCAGCAGTGCGAGGTGCGCCGCACCGCGCTGTTCGGTGTGCTCGACGCCGCTTCGCTCGACCGCATTCATGCGCATATCGACGCGCCGCAACTGGCCGCCGATCAGCCGGTTTACCGGCGTGGCGAGTCTGCGGCGGCGGTCTACACCGTGCGCAGCGGCATCGTCCGTTTCGAGCGCGTGACCGAAGGCGGGGTGCGCCGCATCGTGCGCCTGGCCGGGCAGGGCGAGCTGATCGGCCAGGAGGCGCTCCTGAACCGGCCCTATGCCGACGAGGCCGTGGCCTGCACGCCCGTGCAGCTGTGCCGCATTCCGCGCACGCTGGTCGACGAACTCGGGCAAGCCGAGAGCGGGTTGCTGCGTGAGCTGATGAGCCGCTGGCAGCAGGCGCTCGAGCGTGCCGAAGCCTGGGTCGCGGATCTCGCCACCGGAGCCGCACGGCGCCGCATGCTCAAGCTGATCGAGCAGCTTTGCCGTTACCCGGACGCCGCCGGCCTGATCTGGCTGCCGCGGCGCGAGGAGATGGGGGCCATGCTCGACATCACGGTCGAGACCGGCAGCCGCATCGTCAGCCAGTTGCGCCGCGACGGCGTGCTCGAGTTGCTGCCGCCGCGCCAGGCGCGCGTCGACCCTGTTCGCCTGGCCGAAGCGCTGCGTGCGCAGGAGTCGGCCTGA
- the petA gene encoding ubiquinol-cytochrome c reductase iron-sulfur subunit, with product MSDHTLPLVEAAGIDTQRRTWLIATGAAGGAAAIATAVPFVASFAPSERAKALGAAVEVDISDLTPGAMKTVEWRGKPVWVVRRTAEMLAALQGQDAHLADPQSAKDQQPEYARNAARSVRPEVFVAVGICTHLGCSPSTVPAGSANPSVGADWQGGFFCPCHGSTFDGAGRVFKNKPAPTNLEVPPHRYLSDTRIVIGEDGVA from the coding sequence ATGTCCGACCACACCCTGCCCCTCGTCGAAGCCGCCGGCATCGACACGCAGCGACGCACCTGGCTCATCGCCACCGGCGCCGCCGGCGGCGCGGCCGCCATCGCCACGGCGGTGCCGTTCGTGGCCAGCTTCGCACCGAGCGAACGCGCCAAGGCGCTCGGTGCGGCCGTGGAGGTGGACATTTCCGATCTCACCCCGGGTGCGATGAAGACGGTGGAGTGGCGCGGGAAGCCGGTGTGGGTGGTGCGCCGCACGGCGGAGATGCTCGCTGCCTTGCAGGGCCAGGACGCACACCTGGCCGACCCGCAGTCGGCCAAGGACCAGCAGCCCGAGTACGCGCGCAATGCCGCGCGCTCGGTGCGGCCCGAGGTGTTCGTCGCCGTGGGCATCTGCACGCACCTCGGCTGCTCGCCGAGCACGGTGCCGGCCGGATCGGCCAATCCCAGCGTCGGCGCCGACTGGCAAGGCGGCTTCTTCTGCCCCTGCCACGGCTCCACCTTCGACGGCGCCGGCCGCGTGTTCAAGAACAAGCCCGCCCCCACCAACCTCGAGGTGCCGCCGCATCGCTACCTGAGCGACACGCGCATCGTCATCGGCGAGGACGGCGTGGCATGA
- the ccoG gene encoding cytochrome c oxidase accessory protein CcoG — protein MNTDSSAAVQTVSLYQAHNKIYPRAVTGRFVNWRWALVWLTQIVFYGLPWLNWNERQAVLFDLASRRFYIFGLVLYPQDFIYLTAMLLLAAYSLFLFTAVSGRLWCGYACPQTVYSEIFMWVERRFEGDRAARMKLDAAPWSAAKLMRKSGKQAAWVAIGLWTGFSFVGYFTPIVTLAGEAMALSLSGWESFWVLFYGFATYGNAGYMREQVCKYMCPYARFQSAMFDKDTLIITYDNARGEPRGSRSKKADATAQGLGACVDCNLCVQVCPTGIDIRKGLQYECIGCAACIDVCDGVMDKMGYARGLVRYDTQNGLSQHLTRGQLLRRVMRPRVLVYSSVLLLIAAGVATSLALRSPFKVDVVRDRASLARIVDDGYVENVYRLQIMNATESTQSYRVTADGLPGLVLATPVLHRLGPTEAGWVTLALRVPPDTAARTAPGAHEVHFGIERMASAGDSARSVREKSTFVLPR, from the coding sequence ATGAACACCGACAGCAGCGCGGCGGTGCAGACCGTCTCCCTCTACCAGGCGCACAACAAGATCTACCCGCGCGCCGTGACCGGACGCTTCGTCAACTGGCGCTGGGCGCTGGTGTGGCTGACGCAGATCGTCTTCTACGGGCTGCCCTGGCTGAACTGGAACGAGCGGCAAGCCGTGCTGTTCGACCTGGCCAGCCGCCGCTTCTACATCTTCGGCCTGGTGCTCTACCCGCAGGATTTCATCTACCTGACGGCGATGCTGCTGCTGGCCGCCTACTCGCTGTTCCTGTTCACCGCCGTGTCGGGGCGGCTTTGGTGCGGCTACGCCTGCCCGCAGACGGTGTACAGCGAGATCTTCATGTGGGTGGAGCGCCGTTTCGAGGGCGACCGCGCGGCACGCATGAAGCTCGATGCCGCGCCATGGTCGGCGGCCAAGTTGATGCGCAAGTCGGGCAAGCAGGCCGCCTGGGTGGCCATCGGGCTGTGGACGGGCTTCAGCTTCGTCGGCTACTTCACGCCCATCGTCACGCTGGCCGGCGAGGCGATGGCCCTGAGCCTGAGCGGCTGGGAGAGCTTCTGGGTGCTGTTCTACGGCTTCGCCACCTACGGCAACGCCGGCTACATGCGCGAGCAGGTGTGCAAGTACATGTGCCCCTACGCGCGCTTCCAGAGCGCGATGTTCGACAAGGACACGCTGATCATCACCTACGACAACGCGCGTGGCGAGCCGCGCGGCTCGCGCTCGAAGAAGGCGGATGCCACCGCGCAGGGCCTGGGAGCCTGCGTCGACTGCAACCTGTGCGTGCAGGTCTGCCCGACCGGCATCGACATCCGCAAGGGTCTGCAGTACGAATGCATCGGCTGCGCCGCCTGCATCGACGTGTGCGACGGCGTGATGGACAAGATGGGCTATGCCCGCGGACTGGTGCGCTACGACACGCAGAACGGCCTGTCGCAGCACCTCACGCGAGGCCAGTTGCTGCGGCGAGTGATGCGGCCACGCGTGCTGGTGTACAGCTCGGTGCTGCTGCTCATCGCCGCCGGCGTGGCCACCAGCCTGGCGCTGCGCTCTCCCTTCAAGGTCGACGTGGTGCGCGATCGTGCTTCGCTGGCACGCATCGTCGACGACGGCTACGTCGAGAACGTCTACCGGCTGCAGATCATGAACGCCACGGAGTCGACGCAGAGCTACCGCGTCACGGCCGATGGCCTTCCAGGCCTCGTGCTGGCCACGCCGGTGCTGCACCGGCTCGGCCCCACCGAAGCAGGCTGGGTGACGCTGGCGCTGCGCGTGCCGCCCGACACCGCTGCGCGCACGGCCCCCGGCGCGCACGAAGTGCACTTCGGCATCGAGCGCATGGCCTCGGCGGGCGACAGCGCGCGCAGCGTGCGCGAGAAGTCGACGTTCGTCCTGCCGCGCTGA